One window of Phycisphaeraceae bacterium genomic DNA carries:
- a CDS encoding transglutaminase domain-containing protein, translating into MRNRVNGGWRNGVGIAATAGLIMGLSVGVWSAGPASGQSGAARGGGQPSGPDTNPYLRRYDPKEWVLDIRVDVASSQEVLYSPQGQFPTQEMWKFDSAVIVFPILPPTSGWTPLERDGFLGSVTFNDRVRVETFEVLEGYPSGTKLAKWTLEQGGYQGKHMNLNVKVSGTGYKVQFNEQEAMKLGWPTTWPAEALNATKPEAYIDRSPSGEVLDMSPVKDLVAKWTNGKPQSQPPVVTAKWITGQVAELVQVSGSGYGYSRTGKIQGVDGKGAPQTALDRRGSQFDATTLLVACLREAGIPTRMVVGYDVAQDKEERTFLKVKRGSTDEIRCWAEFALYDEQRDILTWVPVDVVAQRKKSSRMPDLKKPWDYFGNNEDLQMLVPFAFQLQPPTTVRYYGTPGFWGWIVMPTLPERAEQWLTLDVTSPSRRGGQPRRN; encoded by the coding sequence ATGCGGAATCGCGTGAACGGCGGCTGGCGGAACGGAGTCGGCATTGCTGCGACGGCCGGCTTGATCATGGGATTGAGCGTGGGCGTGTGGAGCGCGGGCCCGGCGAGCGGGCAAAGCGGGGCGGCTCGCGGGGGTGGACAGCCATCCGGGCCGGATACGAACCCGTATCTGAGGCGTTACGACCCGAAGGAGTGGGTGCTGGATATTCGCGTGGATGTGGCGAGTTCGCAGGAGGTGTTGTACTCGCCTCAGGGGCAGTTCCCGACGCAGGAGATGTGGAAGTTTGATTCCGCGGTGATCGTGTTCCCGATTCTGCCGCCAACGTCGGGATGGACCCCGCTCGAGCGTGACGGGTTTCTGGGCTCAGTGACGTTCAACGACCGTGTGCGTGTGGAGACGTTCGAGGTTCTGGAGGGGTATCCCTCGGGGACGAAGCTTGCGAAGTGGACGCTCGAGCAGGGCGGCTATCAGGGCAAGCACATGAACCTGAACGTGAAGGTCTCGGGAACGGGATACAAGGTTCAGTTCAATGAGCAGGAAGCGATGAAGCTCGGCTGGCCGACGACGTGGCCCGCGGAGGCGCTGAACGCGACGAAGCCGGAGGCGTACATTGATCGCTCACCTTCCGGCGAGGTGCTGGACATGTCTCCGGTGAAAGACCTGGTGGCGAAGTGGACGAACGGGAAGCCGCAGAGCCAGCCCCCCGTCGTGACGGCGAAGTGGATCACGGGTCAGGTCGCAGAGCTCGTGCAGGTCTCGGGTTCCGGGTATGGGTACTCGCGAACGGGGAAGATCCAGGGTGTGGACGGGAAGGGCGCGCCGCAGACGGCTCTGGATCGGCGCGGGTCGCAGTTTGACGCGACGACCCTGCTTGTCGCGTGCCTGCGTGAGGCGGGGATTCCGACGCGGATGGTTGTCGGGTACGACGTGGCGCAGGACAAGGAAGAGCGGACGTTTCTGAAGGTGAAGCGCGGCTCGACGGATGAGATCCGGTGCTGGGCCGAGTTTGCGTTGTACGACGAGCAACGGGACATCCTGACGTGGGTTCCTGTCGATGTGGTGGCGCAGCGGAAGAAGAGCTCACGGATGCCGGACCTCAAGAAGCCGTGGGACTATTTCGGGAACAACGAGGACCTGCAGATGCTGGTGCCGTTCGCGTTCCAGCTGCAGCCGCCGACGACGGTTCGGTACTACGGGACGCCGGGGTTCTGGGGTTGGATCGTGATGCCGACGCTTCCGGAGCGTGCGGAGCAGTGGCTGACGCTCGATGTGACGAGCCCGTCGCGCCGGGGCGGCCAGCCGCGAAGGAACTGA
- a CDS encoding carbohydrate porin, with the protein MGLGRTHTRAGSAVVLFLSGLPAALAPAEPPGVALAGAEERFNEGEVSLAPPELTQRPEAAARRIDDATDTPSGEEPETPRSWFGHRPWWAWDRATGDWGGARAALETRGISIEGFHLFEWSGVWDGGLSRRASSRMLTDINVTLSFDPLLGWKGATAFMDAYWYGGRDPSEDVGDYQGVSNIASDRSLDQIGELWFQQMLLDDTLRLKFGKIEANAEFGFLVSASDFVNTSVALSPTVFALPSYPDPAMGFIIEVAPSQHIAIRAALFDGASAADGVRTGANGPASFFSDRQSDDLFLIFELDLRGTPIAGLPGRAAAGIWRHTGDFETLDETGTSGAQGAYLMLEQRLSGDGADDEGRGWRAFIRAGWADDDVSEVQWHVAAGASHVGSFAGRDDDAFGIQATWVDLVQRAGYDDDETAIECFYKAQLTPFLSVKPGLQFIVNPGGDSQINDAVVGLLRVQVDF; encoded by the coding sequence ATGGGCCTCGGTCGCACACACACTCGCGCGGGATCGGCAGTCGTCCTCTTCCTGTCCGGATTACCCGCGGCACTGGCACCTGCCGAGCCGCCGGGTGTCGCGCTCGCCGGCGCGGAGGAACGGTTCAACGAGGGCGAGGTCTCGCTCGCGCCGCCGGAACTCACGCAAAGGCCCGAAGCCGCGGCGCGACGCATCGATGATGCGACCGACACACCCTCCGGCGAAGAACCCGAGACGCCCCGCTCATGGTTCGGGCATCGCCCGTGGTGGGCGTGGGATAGAGCCACCGGCGACTGGGGCGGCGCACGCGCCGCTCTCGAAACACGCGGCATCTCCATCGAGGGGTTCCACCTCTTCGAATGGTCCGGCGTCTGGGATGGCGGGCTCAGCCGACGTGCATCATCGCGCATGCTGACCGACATCAATGTCACGCTCTCATTCGATCCGCTTCTCGGCTGGAAGGGCGCGACGGCTTTCATGGATGCATACTGGTACGGCGGGCGCGACCCATCGGAGGATGTCGGCGACTACCAGGGCGTCAGCAACATCGCTTCCGACCGTTCGCTTGATCAGATCGGCGAACTCTGGTTCCAGCAGATGCTCCTCGACGACACGCTCCGTCTGAAGTTCGGAAAGATCGAGGCCAACGCCGAGTTCGGCTTTCTTGTTTCCGCCTCCGACTTCGTCAACACATCTGTCGCGCTCAGCCCCACCGTCTTCGCGCTCCCGTCGTACCCGGATCCCGCCATGGGATTCATCATCGAAGTCGCCCCGAGCCAGCACATCGCCATCCGTGCGGCACTCTTCGATGGCGCATCCGCCGCCGATGGCGTGCGCACCGGCGCGAACGGTCCCGCGTCGTTCTTCAGCGACCGGCAATCGGACGATCTCTTCCTCATCTTCGAACTCGATCTTCGCGGCACACCCATCGCCGGTCTGCCCGGACGCGCCGCCGCCGGAATCTGGCGGCACACAGGCGACTTCGAGACCCTCGACGAAACCGGAACATCCGGTGCCCAAGGGGCCTACCTCATGCTTGAGCAGCGACTCTCAGGGGATGGAGCCGACGACGAGGGGCGCGGATGGCGAGCGTTCATACGGGCCGGATGGGCCGACGACGATGTGTCGGAAGTCCAGTGGCACGTCGCGGCCGGTGCCTCTCACGTCGGCTCTTTCGCGGGACGCGACGACGACGCCTTCGGCATCCAGGCCACGTGGGTCGATCTGGTCCAACGCGCCGGTTACGACGATGATGAGACCGCGATCGAGTGCTTCTACAAGGCCCAGCTCACACCATTCCTGAGCGTGAAACCAGGCCTGCAATTCATCGTCAATCCGGGGGGCGACAGCCAGATCAACGATGCCGTCGTGGGGCTCCTGCGCGTGCAGGTCGATTTCTGA
- a CDS encoding biotin--[acetyl-CoA-carboxylase] ligase — translation MGREREADIRHDRAAGADGDAPLHTWATRIEAMIASRKIALIDRVQVLASTASTQDAARQYASGPTHLGPGVCVLAGVQTAGRGRLGRTWSDEHGLGLAMTLAIDPAWLPGSASETLPLAVGLAACRACETLIGRKHALGLRWPNDVVERGRAANGGGGRKVAGVLIERESRPGGSEVLLVGIGINVAQTRADFPLALRDHAASLRMLTPEGAEPVSRLDAACTLLQEVERSLLLSTADLRSAWTKRDVLLGTRRTFVHNGRSVTGTVEGIDPMSRILVRTNLGNVVSLPVLTTSMVHE, via the coding sequence ATGGGACGCGAGAGAGAGGCCGATATTCGCCACGATCGAGCCGCCGGAGCGGATGGCGATGCGCCCCTGCACACCTGGGCAACCCGCATCGAGGCGATGATCGCTTCTCGCAAGATTGCGCTGATCGATCGCGTGCAGGTGCTCGCCAGCACCGCTTCGACGCAGGACGCCGCACGCCAGTACGCGTCAGGTCCGACGCATCTCGGACCGGGTGTCTGCGTGCTCGCGGGCGTGCAAACCGCCGGACGAGGGCGGCTTGGCCGCACCTGGTCAGATGAGCACGGCCTCGGTCTGGCCATGACTCTCGCCATCGACCCGGCTTGGTTGCCCGGCAGCGCGAGCGAGACCCTCCCGCTCGCCGTCGGTCTGGCCGCGTGCCGCGCCTGCGAAACGCTCATCGGCCGCAAGCACGCGCTGGGACTCCGCTGGCCGAACGATGTCGTCGAGCGAGGCCGTGCCGCCAATGGTGGGGGCGGGAGGAAAGTCGCTGGTGTGCTCATTGAGCGAGAATCCCGGCCCGGCGGAAGCGAGGTCCTGCTGGTTGGCATCGGCATCAATGTCGCTCAGACACGCGCCGACTTCCCTCTCGCGTTGCGCGATCACGCCGCATCGCTGCGGATGCTCACGCCCGAAGGAGCCGAGCCCGTCTCACGACTCGATGCCGCGTGCACGCTGCTCCAAGAGGTGGAGCGATCGTTGTTGCTCTCGACCGCTGATCTCCGAAGCGCGTGGACCAAGCGTGATGTGCTCCTCGGAACCCGTCGCACGTTTGTCCACAACGGCCGCTCTGTGACCGGCACAGTCGAAGGGATCGACCCGATGAGCCGCATCCTTGTGCGCACAAATCTCGGGAATGTCGTCTCGCTCCCCGTGCTGACCACTTCGATGGTCCACGAGTGA
- the nadC gene encoding carboxylating nicotinate-nucleotide diphosphorylase, which yields MAETRPGGLKATEVNALGDLNALALHELSDVLCDTGLVERLLDLALDEDLGGAGRTDITSVVSIPAEHRSRFHVVARKAGVAAGLIPLYELTNRWPEIAYAPTVRDGDAVAAGQTVARIAGPTREILGIERVYLNLLGRLSGIATRTRQFVEAMGTGHRAHLYDTRKTTPGLRVLEKYAVRCGGGRCHRFGLHDAVLLKDNHIAHVPLGELGAFVAEASRKARAIWASGPTPLLRPFVEVEVDTLEQFAEILSVEPGLVDIVLLDNMGTEKLERAVAMRDGAGSRIELEASGGVTLETIRAIALTGVERISVGSITHGATVLDFGLDAL from the coding sequence ATGGCAGAGACCCGGCCCGGTGGGCTCAAAGCTACGGAGGTCAACGCGTTGGGGGATCTCAACGCCTTGGCGCTGCACGAGCTCTCGGATGTCTTGTGCGATACGGGGCTGGTGGAGCGGTTGCTCGATCTGGCGCTCGACGAGGATCTCGGTGGCGCCGGGCGCACGGACATCACGAGCGTTGTGTCGATCCCGGCGGAGCATCGCTCCCGATTCCACGTGGTCGCGCGGAAGGCGGGCGTCGCGGCGGGCCTGATTCCACTCTACGAGTTGACGAATCGGTGGCCGGAGATCGCGTATGCGCCGACGGTGCGAGATGGGGACGCGGTCGCGGCGGGACAGACGGTGGCGCGGATCGCGGGGCCGACGCGGGAGATTCTCGGCATCGAGCGGGTGTACCTGAATCTCCTCGGGCGGCTCTCGGGGATCGCGACGCGCACGAGGCAGTTCGTCGAGGCGATGGGGACGGGGCATCGGGCCCATCTGTATGACACACGGAAGACCACGCCGGGCTTGCGCGTGCTGGAGAAGTACGCGGTACGCTGCGGCGGCGGGCGGTGCCACCGGTTCGGTCTGCACGATGCGGTGCTGCTCAAGGACAACCACATCGCGCACGTGCCGCTCGGGGAGCTGGGGGCGTTTGTTGCGGAGGCGTCGCGGAAGGCCCGCGCGATATGGGCGAGTGGGCCGACGCCGCTGCTTCGGCCGTTTGTTGAGGTTGAGGTGGACACGCTGGAGCAGTTTGCGGAGATCCTGAGCGTTGAGCCGGGCTTGGTGGACATTGTGCTGCTGGACAACATGGGGACGGAGAAACTGGAGCGGGCCGTTGCGATGCGCGACGGAGCGGGATCGCGGATTGAGCTTGAGGCGTCGGGCGGCGTGACGCTGGAGACGATCCGTGCGATCGCCTTGACGGGTGTGGAGCGGATCAGCGTCGGTTCCATCACGCACGGGGCAACGGTACTTGATTTCGGGCTGGATGCGTTGTGA
- a CDS encoding enoyl-ACP reductase, with protein sequence MGIMTGKIGLIVGIANDRSYAWHIAKSIIEHGGTCVFTHLPGEKNERRTRKAVEALGLTNPWLRPLDAGKDEDIDAVFAQYAESYDKMHFLVHSIAFADRDWLQVGKFCDTPRQAYLSAIDISAYTLLAMGRRAKPLMAKSGGGSIMCMSYYGAEKVVPGYNVMGVAKAALECTARYMALEMGSDNIRVNSISGGYLRTLASSAVGGTDSMEERSAQRSPLRRAVDGADVGNTAVYLASDLSAGVTGETIYVDCGVSTIGV encoded by the coding sequence ATGGGCATCATGACAGGCAAGATCGGCCTCATCGTCGGCATCGCCAACGACCGCTCCTACGCGTGGCACATCGCCAAGTCGATCATCGAGCACGGCGGCACCTGCGTCTTTACCCATCTTCCCGGCGAGAAGAACGAGCGGCGCACGCGGAAGGCCGTTGAGGCCCTCGGTCTCACCAACCCCTGGCTCCGCCCCCTCGACGCCGGCAAGGATGAGGACATCGACGCCGTCTTCGCCCAGTACGCCGAGTCTTATGACAAGATGCACTTCCTTGTCCACTCCATCGCCTTCGCCGACCGCGACTGGCTGCAGGTGGGCAAGTTCTGCGACACGCCCCGACAGGCCTACCTCTCCGCCATCGATATCTCTGCGTACACCCTGCTCGCCATGGGCCGGCGCGCCAAGCCCCTGATGGCCAAGTCGGGCGGCGGGAGCATCATGTGCATGTCCTACTACGGCGCGGAGAAGGTCGTCCCCGGCTACAACGTCATGGGCGTCGCCAAGGCCGCCCTTGAGTGCACGGCCCGCTACATGGCCCTTGAGATGGGCTCGGACAACATCCGCGTCAACTCCATCTCCGGCGGCTATCTCCGCACCCTTGCCTCCTCTGCCGTCGGCGGCACCGACAGCATGGAGGAGCGTTCGGCACAGCGTTCGCCGCTCCGGCGTGCGGTCGATGGCGCGGACGTGGGCAACACTGCGGTCTACCTCGCCAGCGACCTCTCAGCGGGCGTGACCGGCGAGACCATCTACGTCGACTGCGGCGTGAGCACGATCGGGGTGTGA
- the sdhB gene encoding succinate dehydrogenase iron-sulfur subunit, with the protein MTTTLPKHAAEAARIAAANRARAVPGRKVYVKVNRCDGPGKPSRWETFQVTVERGSNVISILQQIAANPVTADGKKTTPVVWDSGCLEEVCGACTMVINGKARQSCSCLIDDYAPGEGDTITLEPMSKFPVVRDLWVDRSRLFHNLKRVKAWVPIDGTYSLGSGPTESPECQEQRYVMSTCMSCGCCLEACPQFNLEPDESAWDTSFIGAHAINQARLFNEHETGKRLKSDRLDALAAAGGVSDCGNAQNCVKVCPKLIPLTESIAVIGRAVTIHAFSRWFSGR; encoded by the coding sequence ATGACGACCACACTCCCGAAGCACGCCGCCGAAGCCGCCCGCATCGCCGCCGCGAATCGCGCACGAGCCGTTCCAGGCCGGAAGGTCTACGTAAAGGTGAACCGTTGCGACGGGCCCGGCAAGCCCTCACGCTGGGAGACATTCCAGGTTACGGTCGAGCGCGGCTCGAACGTGATCTCGATTCTTCAGCAGATCGCCGCCAATCCTGTCACTGCCGACGGCAAGAAGACCACCCCGGTCGTCTGGGACTCCGGCTGTCTCGAAGAAGTCTGCGGCGCGTGCACGATGGTCATCAACGGCAAGGCACGCCAATCATGCTCCTGCCTGATCGACGACTACGCGCCGGGCGAGGGCGACACGATCACGCTCGAACCGATGAGCAAGTTCCCCGTGGTCCGCGACCTCTGGGTCGATCGCTCCCGCCTCTTCCACAACCTCAAGCGCGTGAAGGCCTGGGTCCCTATCGACGGCACCTACTCACTCGGATCAGGACCGACCGAGTCGCCCGAGTGCCAGGAGCAGCGATATGTCATGTCCACCTGCATGTCGTGCGGCTGCTGCCTCGAGGCCTGCCCCCAGTTCAATCTCGAGCCCGATGAATCGGCTTGGGACACCTCGTTCATCGGGGCCCACGCCATCAATCAGGCACGCCTCTTCAACGAGCACGAGACAGGCAAGCGGCTCAAGTCTGATCGTCTCGACGCGCTCGCCGCGGCGGGCGGCGTCAGCGACTGCGGCAACGCCCAGAACTGCGTGAAGGTCTGCCCCAAGCTGATTCCCCTCACCGAATCCATCGCCGTGATCGGCAGGGCCGTCACGATCCACGCCTTCTCACGGTGGTTCTCCGGTCGTTGA